One Acidobacteriota bacterium genomic window, CCGTTCATGCGAGCAGCGGATTATGCCGAATCGCCCTAAACCTTCCGCCAAGAATGAGCAGGGAGATTACGACAGATTTGAAAGTTTTATGAAGCACTTGATGGCTGTTCCTCACTCAGAAATCAAGGCGAAACTTGATGCTGAGAGAGCAGCCAAACTGAAGCGGAAATCTAAACGCGTTTCCGCTTCCCGCGCTTCAAACGGCCAAAAGGATTAGAAACTCGTTTCTCCCACCTTGCCAGTCAGTTCCTCATAGGTCAAACGCTTCCCGACGATCTGATTCATTGCGTAGGTAAAGCGGTCAGAATCATTCAGCGGATTATCACGTGTGGCGCGGTTGTTATAACGGAACGATTGCTCATCGAGATAGCGGAACAGATGAAACGGCTCTACGCTCACATAGGTTCCAGCAAGACCGCGCTTCAGAAGACTCCAGAAATTCTCTAAACCGTTTGTGTGTACGCGCCCGTCAACGTATCTCTCGGCGTGATCAACAACCTTGTGAGTGAACTCTGCTTCTAGTCCGTGATAGCCAAGCATCTCATCGCTGTAAAGTGCGGTCCCGATGTGGACGTGCTTCTTGATTTCAGGCTGTACTGTTTCCTTCTGGCGATTCGGCAATACGACTGTGCGAACCTGTCCGCCACGTTCCAAGATTCCAAACGCCATCGCCTTACCCTTGCCGCCAGTTCCGGTAATGCGACGTTTGCGAACATCCATGTGCATGTTCCGCGCTTTGCCGCCGATGAAGGATTCGTCCACTTCGATCTCGCTATCGGGTCCACCAAGTTTCTTACTGAAAGAGCCGCTGTGAACGGCAAGGCGAATCCGATGCAGCATGAACCATGCAGTTTTCTGAGTAACGCCTAATGCTCTGTGAATCTCATAGGAGCTGATTCCGTTCTTGCAGTTCACCAGCATCCACACAGCGGGAAGCCATTTATCTAAGCCGATTGGAGAATCTTCAAACACGGTCCCAACCTTGAGAGAGAACTTCTGACGCGGGTGATTCTCGCGGCATTTGTAGAGACGAGCATTCTCTAGGTAGAGGACGTTCTCAGAATTGCAGGTGGGACATTTCACCCTGCCATCTAGCCAGCGAACCGCGATCATGAATTGACGGCAATTCTCGTAATCGCTGAAATGCAGGATGGCTTGCTGTAATGTTTTCGGGCTTTCCATAGCAAGAGCAGAATACCCGAAATGGTCTAGTCAGTCAAGTATATTATTACCCAAATTAGAGCAGCTGCTTCTAAGCCTTCAACTGAACACTGTCATTCCGAGGCGCCGTTTTTTTGCGCGCGGAATCTGCCGTTTGCTATGGCGGCCTCCTGGACGGCATATCCCCACTTCGTGCGAGATGACAGTATGAAACATACTTAATGAAGAAAATGAGTGATCGGGTGAAGCCACGCGCCTTCGAAAGACTTCGAGCGAAGCTGATTTGGGGCAAGGAGCGCAATATAGTGTGCCTCTATGCTGCTGTTTGTGAGCACCTCACAGAGGCAAACGGAGGCGGCTTAGAATCATCACAAACTCTCAAAGCCCCCGGGAGAAAAGCATGGTTCGAATCACCTGTGATAGTTGCGGGGCTGTTAAGCCAGCCTACGAGAAATTGCGGCGCGATGAATGGATGCTCGGCTACGATATCGAGAGCAAGAGCTCTCGCTCCCTGCAGCGCGCAATTCGATTTCTGGACCGATGGGACGATCGCCGCATTTTGGAACTAGGCGCGATCCATTTTTGTTCGGTGAAATGTAAGGACGAGTACCTGAAGAAATCTGCGTAAGAACAGATCGACGTGGATACATCCAAATCCACGTTTCACTTCTTCACGTAAGGAGCGCGTGGAGAGTACTTGTTCAGCACGCCGATCAAATGCGCTGCTCCGGCAGGCATTCCTACTCTCTGCGCAATGAGAATGTCCTGTGGCTTAATCTCCCGCCCATAGAGATCCTTGTTGACATCGCCATCCTGATACATCCGGGCGCCGTCCAGGGCAACGCCAGCAAACAATCCGCGCGAGCGTGCATAGGAATAGATCTCTGAGCGCAACAAAATGTCGGTGCCTGCTTCTGCGGTTCGTCCGATTGGGCCAGCCGAAATGGATGCATCACCGCCCAGCGAGAATTGATCTTGCAATAGTTTTTCCACTCCACGCTGATTCACGAACAGGAGAACGACGTCTACAGATTCCAGCCCAATTTGGAACCCAAAAGTTCCGCCCGCGATCTTGAAGGACGACACAGGTCCCCATGAACCTGTCATTCCGCGCCGGCAGGTCACGAATCCATGCCCGAATCGGGCGCCAAGGCCCAAGCCTCCCTTCTTAAGGGAAGGAACAACCGCTACGCAGCGAGCGTGATCAAGCATGCCCTTTGGGATGCCCTTGTCGGGCGCTCCGATCATCTCCTGCAGTACCTGGCCGGAGCGTTCGAAGCGATCCATCACTTTGCCGGAAACACCCGCTTCCGCCAATTGGTAGGGAAATACCGCCAGGGCGGTGGCTGTCAGGGCAACGAGGAAGCGTCGCATTTGGGGGACTCCAAATCTATGCAGATTTTCGACCTGTAGGTGGATGTTGCCGTGGAGCGCCAGACGCGACAAGGGTACGTAAGTGCCTGTTCTTCCGCGGTTTTGATTTCGTGGTTCCGGCCGCCCTCCGCCGGGCGTTTTGGGGATCTTGCGATTTCGCGTGTGTGATTTCGCGATCTCAAATCACGAAATCACAAAATACTTACGAAGAGGCTAGAGCGGAGGATCAACGTTGCGGACTTACTGAACGTCGTCTTTGCCAGAACTCCGGGCAATGCTCTCGCCACCGTCTTCAAGCATCCACGATTCAGAAGCCGGCGGGCGCACAGCCTGACGTTCGACTTTCACGCGATACATTTCCCTGTCAGCCACTTCGAGGGCATCCTTCATATCCATGCCTTTGCGATAAGTGGCCACACCGCAGCTGAACGACAGCTCATACTTCGCGTGACCTGCCTGGTTCCACCACCTCGTCTCCCAGGAGAGACGCTCTGCCGCGCGCATGGCTTGTTTATTTGAGGTCTCAGGCAAAAGGATCAGAAACTCATCTCCGCCCAGGCGCAGAACGGTGTCCGATCCGCGAAATGTCTTCTTCAGTAAGGTTGCGAT contains:
- a CDS encoding IS1595 family transposase, which gives rise to MESPKTLQQAILHFSDYENCRQFMIAVRWLDGRVKCPTCNSENVLYLENARLYKCRENHPRQKFSLKVGTVFEDSPIGLDKWLPAVWMLVNCKNGISSYEIHRALGVTQKTAWFMLHRIRLAVHSGSFSKKLGGPDSEIEVDESFIGGKARNMHMDVRKRRITGTGGKGKAMAFGILERGGQVRTVVLPNRQKETVQPEIKKHVHIGTALYSDEMLGYHGLEAEFTHKVVDHAERYVDGRVHTNGLENFWSLLKRGLAGTYVSVEPFHLFRYLDEQSFRYNNRATRDNPLNDSDRFTYAMNQIVGKRLTYEELTGKVGETSF